The following proteins are co-located in the Sporosarcina pasteurii genome:
- the ureA gene encoding urease subunit gamma has product MHLNPAEKEKLQIFLASELALKRKARGLKLNYPEAVAIITSFIMEGARDGKTVAMLMEEGKHVLTRDDVMEGVPEMIDDIQAEATFPDGTKLVTVHNPIS; this is encoded by the coding sequence TTGCATTTAAATCCAGCAGAGAAAGAAAAATTACAAATTTTTCTAGCGAGCGAATTAGCTCTTAAGCGTAAAGCAAGAGGTCTTAAGTTGAACTATCCGGAAGCAGTTGCGATCATCACAAGTTTCATTATGGAGGGTGCGCGTGACGGAAAGACGGTAGCGATGCTAATGGAAGAAGGAAAACACGTTCTTACGAGGGACGATGTTATGGAAGGTGTACCAGAAATGATTGATGATATTCAAGCAGAGGCTACTTTCCCGGATGGAACTAAACTCGTAACTGTTCACAATCCAATTTCTTAA
- a CDS encoding urease subunit beta yields the protein MVPGEYRVAEGEIEINAGREKTTIRVSNTGDRPIQVGSHIHFVEVNKELLFDRAEGIGRRLNIPSGTAARFEPGEEMEVELTELGGNREVFGISDLTNGSVDNKELILQRAKELGYKGVE from the coding sequence ATCGTACCCGGTGAATACCGAGTAGCCGAAGGCGAAATCGAAATTAACGCTGGTCGTGAGAAAACAACGATTCGCGTATCTAATACTGGAGACCGTCCAATCCAAGTCGGCTCACACATTCACTTTGTTGAAGTGAATAAAGAACTTTTATTTGACCGTGCAGAAGGTATCGGTAGAAGATTGAACATTCCATCAGGTACTGCAGCTCGTTTTGAGCCAGGTGAAGAGATGGAAGTTGAATTAACTGAACTCGGTGGAAATCGTGAAGTATTTGGTATTTCAGACCTAACAAACGGCTCTGTTGATAATAAAGAGTTAATTCTTCAGAGAGCAAAAGAATTAGGCTATAAAGGAGTTGAATGA
- a CDS encoding RidA family protein produces the protein MCEYNAVLARNTENAPNSIGSYSQTVAYSHYNHVSAQLPIEPETGKLVGGGIKEQADQCFKNIKAIVNGIDHVMSDVVKITVFVKDIKDVDEVDEVYKTFFPTYVPARTIVAVAALPMDALVQIEALVSNGEGTIPDAPQAGDLIKLTNNTENAPTSLLSTQTVSFSHYNNLSAQLPIDPKTGRLVVGGVKEQTGQCLKNIKAILESIDVPFDDIVKINIHLKNLSDIEAVNEVYTTFFPDSAIARAVAYFPARTTVEVLALPIDALVQIEAVVSHGDGTPPQAIEDRHGIIIEANNTKNAPKCPLSTQTVAFSHYNHISAQLPIDPKTGEMVAGDIQEQARQCLKNIKSIIESIEHVMTDVVKVNIFVKNILDIDAVDEIYTTFFPGGIPARSTVGVSALPGDALIQIDAIVSNAEGTPPIA, from the coding sequence ATGTGCGAATATAACGCAGTATTAGCAAGAAATACGGAAAATGCTCCAAACAGTATCGGTTCATATTCACAAACTGTGGCTTACTCTCATTACAATCATGTATCAGCTCAATTACCTATCGAACCTGAAACTGGTAAATTGGTAGGTGGCGGCATAAAAGAGCAAGCTGATCAGTGTTTTAAGAATATTAAGGCGATTGTAAATGGCATCGATCATGTTATGAGCGATGTTGTTAAAATCACTGTATTTGTTAAAGATATTAAAGATGTCGATGAGGTAGACGAAGTTTATAAAACATTTTTCCCAACTTATGTTCCTGCACGGACGATAGTCGCAGTTGCAGCGTTACCAATGGATGCTTTAGTGCAAATTGAAGCACTTGTTTCAAATGGTGAAGGTACAATTCCGGACGCACCGCAAGCAGGCGACCTTATCAAGCTGACAAATAACACAGAAAATGCACCAACAAGTCTCTTGTCTACACAAACTGTGTCTTTCTCTCATTACAATAATCTTTCAGCTCAATTACCGATTGATCCGAAGACAGGTAGATTGGTAGTTGGTGGTGTAAAAGAACAGACAGGACAGTGTTTAAAAAATATTAAGGCAATTTTAGAAAGTATCGACGTTCCTTTTGACGATATTGTTAAAATTAATATTCACCTTAAGAACCTCTCGGATATTGAAGCTGTAAACGAAGTGTACACAACATTTTTCCCGGACTCGGCGATCGCGAGAGCCGTAGCCTATTTCCCGGCACGAACAACAGTTGAAGTTTTAGCTTTACCTATAGATGCTTTGGTACAAATTGAAGCGGTAGTGTCACACGGAGATGGTACACCTCCGCAAGCTATTGAAGATAGGCATGGAATTATCATAGAGGCGAACAATACTAAAAATGCACCTAAGTGTCCGCTATCTACTCAGACTGTAGCGTTTTCTCATTATAATCACATTTCAGCTCAATTACCGATTGATCCAAAAACTGGAGAAATGGTAGCTGGTGATATACAGGAGCAGGCTAGACAGTGCTTAAAAAATATTAAGTCAATTATAGAAAGTATCGAACACGTTATGACCGATGTTGTTAAAGTAAATATCTTCGTTAAAAACATCCTAGATATTGATGCTGTAGACGAAATTTACACAACATTCTTCCCTGGCGGTATTCCTGCACGAAGTACAGTTGGCGTATCTGCTTTACCTGGAGATGCGTTAATCCAAATCGATGCAATTGTATCAAACGCTGAAGGAACTCCACCGATAGCATAA